One Pseudomonadota bacterium genomic window, AGAAGCAATTGCAGCTGGTGAGAAAGCGACAGCTGAGGCAAACTTTCGCAGCATGCAATCTGAGTTGATGCGTGGTGTTCAGCGTAATTTGTTCCATTTAAATACAGCAGCACGCAAACTTTCAAGAACGTGGGCTCGTATTAAAGCGTTATAGGCAGGTTTGTTCTCAAGCTTTTAATGCATAGTCAATGAGAAGTTTTATCGAACACGTGATTTGTCAAGCCGGTGTAGGGCAGTTCAGTGAAAATGTGCTACCTACCATCCTGAACGTTGGTTTCACTGAATGCCCTGAGCCGGTGCTTTTAAAGTTCCGGTTTCTTTTTTTTGGATTAAGATATA contains:
- the rpsT gene encoding 30S ribosomal protein S20 → MANHKSSLKSIRQTKTRTERNRSRVSHIRSRIRLVEEAIAAGEKATAEANFRSMQSELMRGVQRNLFHLNTAARKLSRTWARIKAL